One stretch of Pedobacter riviphilus DNA includes these proteins:
- a CDS encoding glycoside hydrolase family 9 protein, giving the protein MMNCMLYRSVLIWLSLVATAATAQEIKIPDIVLNQSGYYPKLEKSAVVLRAVSENKFELLSMPDRKSVYTGVLSEPKTTGYSKINTRIADFSSFNQPGQYIIRIAGGAESPVFKIADGVHHDLAVAALKAFYYQRASSALDVNYAGKWYRAAGHPDTSVYIHPSAASKNRKADSKINVAGGWYDAGDYNKYVVNSGISTSTLLSAYEDFSEYFLGLEAHIPHAKNKVPDVLTEAIYNLRWMLKMQDPADGGVYNKCTNLNFDGMIMPDQATSKRYVVAKGTAATLNLAAVAAQAYRIFKPFPEQYPGLADSCLLAAKKAWSWSVKNPNIAYDQDALNKMSDLKVTTGGYGDGNFEDEWTWASAELLASTGQQEYYDAFFARLNAPVSLPSWNNVGTLGYYTLIRCEGQLPEQYKSVTSILKKKILGLANRYLAAFETGPYHTVIGASLYDFAWGSNSLAMNQSILLINTYLFSKKDAYLDAALSNLDYILGKNATGYSFVTGVGYKSPMHPHHRLSFADGVAEPIPGLLVGGPNRGKQDGLKYNDEPELSYLDDVNSYASNEIAINWNAPLVYVANAVECLQKVRKK; this is encoded by the coding sequence ATGATGAATTGCATGTTGTACAGGTCGGTTTTAATATGGTTATCGCTGGTTGCCACTGCGGCCACTGCCCAGGAAATAAAGATTCCTGATATTGTTCTGAACCAGTCGGGATATTATCCAAAGCTGGAAAAAAGCGCAGTCGTGCTCCGGGCAGTTTCAGAAAATAAATTCGAGTTATTATCCATGCCAGACCGAAAATCTGTGTACACAGGTGTATTATCTGAGCCAAAAACTACCGGCTACTCAAAAATTAATACAAGAATTGCCGATTTTAGCAGCTTTAACCAACCTGGCCAATATATCATCCGTATTGCCGGAGGGGCTGAATCTCCTGTTTTTAAAATTGCTGATGGTGTGCACCACGATCTTGCAGTTGCCGCATTAAAAGCATTTTATTACCAGCGCGCCTCCTCTGCACTGGATGTGAACTACGCAGGAAAATGGTACCGTGCTGCCGGGCATCCAGATACTTCAGTTTATATTCATCCATCGGCCGCCTCTAAAAACCGAAAGGCTGATAGTAAGATTAATGTTGCGGGCGGATGGTACGATGCAGGAGATTACAATAAATATGTGGTGAATAGCGGTATCTCAACCTCAACCTTACTTTCTGCTTATGAAGATTTTTCTGAATATTTTTTAGGTTTGGAAGCGCATATTCCCCATGCGAAAAATAAAGTTCCCGATGTGTTAACAGAGGCCATTTACAATTTGCGATGGATGCTTAAAATGCAGGACCCCGCTGACGGTGGTGTTTATAATAAGTGTACCAACCTTAATTTCGACGGGATGATCATGCCAGATCAAGCAACATCAAAACGTTATGTGGTGGCAAAAGGTACTGCAGCAACACTTAATTTAGCCGCTGTTGCCGCACAGGCTTATCGTATTTTTAAGCCATTCCCTGAACAATATCCTGGGCTGGCAGATAGCTGCCTGTTAGCTGCTAAAAAGGCCTGGAGCTGGTCGGTAAAAAATCCAAACATCGCTTACGATCAGGATGCGCTCAACAAAATGTCAGACCTAAAGGTAACAACGGGAGGTTATGGTGATGGGAACTTCGAAGATGAATGGACCTGGGCCTCGGCAGAACTATTGGCCTCAACCGGGCAACAAGAATATTATGATGCTTTTTTTGCGCGTTTAAATGCTCCGGTAAGCTTACCTAGCTGGAATAATGTAGGTACATTGGGATATTATACATTGATCAGGTGCGAGGGGCAGCTTCCTGAACAGTACAAAAGTGTAACCAGTATTTTGAAGAAGAAGATACTCGGCCTTGCCAATCGTTACTTAGCTGCTTTTGAAACAGGTCCCTATCATACCGTAATCGGCGCTTCGCTTTACGACTTTGCATGGGGAAGTAATTCTTTAGCTATGAATCAGAGCATATTGCTCATTAATACTTATTTATTTTCCAAAAAGGATGCTTATCTCGATGCTGCCCTTAGTAATCTGGATTACATTCTGGGCAAAAATGCAACCGGTTATTCTTTTGTAACGGGGGTAGGTTACAAATCACCTATGCACCCGCACCACCGCTTGTCGTTCGCAGATGGTGTTGCCGAACCTATTCCGGGTCTGCTGGTTGGAGGGCCAAATCGAGGAAAACAAGATGGACTGAAGTATAATGACGAACCCGAATTGTCGTACCTGGATGATGTTAACTCTTATGCAAGTAACGAAATTGCCATTAATTGGAATGCGCCATTGGTATATGTGGCAAATGCAGTGGAGTGTCTTCAAAAGGTAAGAAAAAAATGA
- a CDS encoding carbohydrate binding domain-containing protein has translation MKLIQYMLAGIMMLAASTHALAQKNLVVNGGFENELDGWVDYSAKATPYMYNSGKMSGAIFSSDSSKWIGMHQIVSLPKNSQYILMSAKIKVDAVSTGKNSWNGALFLFETLNKQEIKTGEGINIASVTGDADWKLYEKAYIIPPGITKIKLLFALGYVTGTMFVDDVSLKVITQSEFEKYL, from the coding sequence ATGAAATTGATACAATATATGCTTGCCGGCATCATGATGCTGGCAGCCAGTACCCATGCCTTGGCACAAAAAAATCTGGTTGTTAATGGTGGCTTCGAAAATGAGTTAGACGGATGGGTCGATTATTCGGCCAAGGCAACACCTTACATGTATAATTCTGGAAAAATGAGCGGTGCTATATTTTCTTCAGATTCTTCTAAGTGGATTGGTATGCACCAGATTGTATCTTTGCCTAAAAATAGCCAGTATATACTCATGAGTGCCAAAATTAAAGTAGATGCAGTGAGTACCGGAAAAAACTCCTGGAACGGCGCATTATTTCTTTTCGAGACCCTTAACAAACAGGAAATTAAAACAGGCGAGGGAATAAACATTGCCTCAGTTACAGGAGATGCCGATTGGAAGCTGTATGAAAAGGCATATATTATTCCGCCAGGTATTACGAAAATAAAGTTGTTATTTGCACTAGGTTATGTCACTGGCACCATGTTCGTAGATGATGTAAGTCTTAAAGTAATTACTCAATCCGAGTTCGAAAAGTATTTGTAG
- a CDS encoding IPT/TIG domain-containing protein, whose product MKTLYKNTIALYLIGVFCMLIFATSCKKDKEGQGAPSITRVRTLVRPGDTQLTPLDSTVTSGDVGVTYVIEGVNLKSTNKVEFNGASAYLNTALFSDNSIIVMIPTTATWINQTGKLTLTNSYGSTSFNFSIKQPAPVISDLSQFAGNPGDVITITGLRFDQVSSVKFGTTAAQVISSTSTELKVTVPTAALGAVSVTTPGGTGTGPYVSYDGVVVPILLPFGFRHLFYDDQITAGYDFNFGGANADVNNIEMVKRGTHAIKLTYTGSYAGYAVGSNSPIDLTDKTYVKFSIYGTAGTEGKVVKVALGDFDNRNVSVVLHAGKWTNYVVPIDRFQNASQPGKPTSVNWIGFQELSGNAPETIYLDDIGVY is encoded by the coding sequence ATGAAAACGTTATATAAAAATACTATTGCCCTTTATCTGATAGGCGTGTTTTGCATGCTGATCTTTGCTACCTCCTGCAAAAAAGACAAAGAAGGGCAGGGGGCGCCAAGCATTACCAGGGTCCGTACGTTGGTGAGGCCAGGAGATACTCAACTTACTCCACTAGATTCAACAGTTACTTCTGGCGATGTTGGCGTTACTTATGTGATTGAAGGGGTAAATTTAAAGTCAACCAATAAAGTAGAATTCAATGGGGCTTCAGCTTATCTTAATACGGCACTTTTTAGTGATAACAGCATTATCGTGATGATCCCGACAACCGCTACATGGATCAATCAAACGGGAAAATTAACATTGACTAATTCATACGGTAGTACTTCCTTTAACTTTAGTATTAAACAACCTGCTCCGGTGATTAGCGATCTGAGTCAGTTTGCAGGTAACCCTGGCGATGTGATTACCATTACCGGCTTACGTTTTGATCAGGTATCGAGCGTTAAGTTCGGTACCACAGCAGCGCAGGTAATCTCTTCAACCAGTACAGAACTGAAGGTAACTGTTCCAACTGCTGCGCTGGGGGCAGTAAGTGTTACTACTCCGGGTGGTACAGGTACTGGCCCATATGTATCTTATGATGGCGTTGTGGTTCCGATATTGCTGCCATTTGGATTCAGGCATTTATTTTATGATGATCAAATAACAGCTGGTTACGATTTCAACTTCGGAGGTGCTAACGCCGATGTGAATAACATTGAGATGGTAAAGCGCGGTACGCATGCGATCAAACTTACCTATACCGGAAGCTATGCAGGATATGCCGTTGGCAGTAACAGCCCTATTGATTTGACCGACAAAACCTACGTTAAGTTTTCTATTTATGGCACAGCCGGTACTGAGGGTAAAGTTGTAAAGGTTGCATTAGGTGATTTTGACAACCGTAACGTAAGTGTGGTACTGCATGCGGGCAAGTGGACCAATTATGTGGTTCCGATAGATCGTTTCCAGAATGCCAGTCAGCCGGGTAAACCTACAAGTGTAAACTGGATCGGGTTTCAGGAGCTGAGTGGCAACGCACCAGAAACCATTTATCTGGATGATATTGGAGTGTATTAA
- a CDS encoding RagB/SusD family nutrient uptake outer membrane protein — MKSYLIYSFIFIAIVSAGCKKDFFNIPPQDALSADNFYQNTEQVQASTIALYNSPWFDWNAKASWCISELLSGNAHTYSPDVINFGNFSVTGDNTQLASAWNSLYSVIAQSNALINNLKAKVPASVPAPVVNNAIGEARFMRAMAYFYLVRTWGNVPIIENSLDYVSNYQINTNPVTDVYKFMINDLKFAEQNCDKMIRTGSVSQGKVSSGSASALLSKVYLYMRDYSNARLKAEQVINSGEFKLYGIDISGKTYADLFKTANNNNEESVAAIQWLGGSSYGHGNALQSFLAFNSEITGTGDGYGSVTPSIDLLTAFEPGDLRRKPTVMMQGDVYPEINQAKGGYTLPAGAVAQGMPAFIKKYVVGTPADNGGKGAAFSTANNTYLMRYADVLLIEAEAVLAGADRTSDDAALIPFNKIRKRAGLIPKTSITIADIYQERRMEFVFEADYWFDLGRLDGFNVTSHPKAIAIISNQERGIYSNTTPVVIWGQKYTPTDANFRLPYPTTETILNPKLLLPPVPYNFK, encoded by the coding sequence ATGAAATCATATTTAATATACAGCTTTATTTTTATAGCCATTGTTAGCGCTGGCTGTAAAAAAGACTTTTTTAATATTCCTCCACAGGATGCACTCAGTGCCGATAATTTTTACCAGAACACCGAGCAGGTTCAGGCCAGTACCATTGCCCTGTACAACTCTCCGTGGTTCGATTGGAATGCCAAAGCTTCATGGTGTATTTCAGAATTGCTAAGCGGTAATGCACACACTTATTCTCCGGATGTGATCAATTTTGGGAATTTTTCTGTAACAGGAGATAATACCCAATTGGCATCAGCCTGGAATTCGCTATACAGTGTAATTGCTCAATCTAATGCGCTAATTAATAACCTGAAAGCAAAAGTGCCAGCGAGCGTGCCGGCGCCAGTAGTTAATAATGCAATTGGCGAAGCCAGATTTATGCGGGCAATGGCCTATTTTTATTTGGTAAGAACATGGGGAAACGTGCCGATTATCGAAAATAGCCTGGATTATGTGAGCAATTATCAGATTAATACCAATCCGGTAACTGATGTTTATAAGTTCATGATCAATGATCTCAAGTTTGCCGAACAAAATTGTGATAAAATGATCAGAACGGGTTCTGTTTCTCAGGGTAAAGTATCCAGCGGATCTGCGTCTGCATTATTGTCTAAGGTTTATTTGTACATGCGCGACTATTCTAACGCCAGGTTAAAAGCAGAACAGGTAATCAACAGTGGCGAATTTAAATTGTATGGAATAGATATTTCGGGCAAAACTTATGCTGACTTGTTTAAAACGGCCAATAATAATAACGAAGAGAGTGTTGCAGCCATTCAATGGTTGGGTGGATCTTCCTATGGCCATGGTAATGCACTGCAATCTTTTCTTGCATTTAACTCCGAAATTACGGGTACTGGCGACGGTTATGGAAGCGTTACACCCTCTATCGATTTGCTCACCGCTTTTGAGCCCGGCGATTTAAGGAGAAAGCCAACGGTGATGATGCAGGGCGATGTTTATCCTGAAATTAACCAGGCTAAAGGTGGTTACACTTTGCCTGCCGGAGCGGTGGCCCAGGGGATGCCGGCTTTTATTAAAAAATATGTAGTAGGCACACCAGCAGATAATGGGGGTAAAGGTGCCGCATTTTCGACAGCAAACAATACGTATTTAATGCGTTATGCCGATGTATTGTTAATCGAAGCAGAGGCAGTTCTTGCTGGTGCAGACCGTACTTCTGATGATGCTGCGCTTATCCCTTTTAACAAAATCAGAAAAAGGGCAGGCCTCATCCCTAAAACCTCTATCACTATCGCAGATATTTACCAGGAACGCCGTATGGAATTCGTATTTGAGGCTGATTACTGGTTTGATCTGGGCCGGTTAGATGGTTTTAATGTTACTTCGCATCCTAAAGCAATTGCCATTATTTCCAACCAGGAAAGAGGAATTTACAGCAACACTACTCCCGTAGTAATCTGGGGACAAAAGTATACCCCAACCGATGCCAATTTCCGTTTACCTTATCCTACAACAGAAACCATTCTAAATCCTAAATTACTATTGCCTCCGGTGCCTTACAATTTTAAATAA
- a CDS encoding TonB-dependent receptor, which produces MNLFFRIRQVLRRDSYQILLTMRLVVLFFTLTLMQVSASSFSQNLTLKQNNSDIISILKQIEKQSGYHLLFRRADIDDKYKINLNVTDMPIEQVMGTVLKNTNLDFKIIKKTIILKKNAYSPFTTISVKDMEISGTVSDEKGVTLPGVVVNVKGTKQSTVTDINGKFKISLPAGSTTLVFSFVGMEPQEISPGSKSILNVILKAQTTALSDVVVIGYGTQKRTDLNGAVASVKAADIANVPQTSIDQMLQGRASGLTISQNSGAPGSNTSVRVRGVTSLSGSNEPLYVIDGVPISGDAGNQSTSGRSPLQASSSNANSQTTVSPLSLINPNDIESIDVLKDASATAIYGNRASNGVIIITTKRGRSGNSSINYDGYYGFQRVAKYMDVMNLRQYAVLQNSLGDIYGTGRRVEFADPSVLGEGTNWQKEIFKTAPQQSHQVAVSGGKEGLNYYISGGYLGQDGTVIGSDFRRYSLRVNADAQVKEWFKLGITLTGSRSAENVVTSDNNGIIYNALLQAPDLAVTNLDGSYTGPPVSDPLAAAAALNPVAQAQQIKNRLNRSNINTNIYNEIKFIKSLSLRSELGGDFNFSDNNVFTPSYSWGRFTNPTASLKERYQQSTFLIWKEYLNYNQTFGQKHNLSAILGYEVQQSNWRGIEGTRQGFYSNDVQSLNLGQAITATNDEYIGTQRQESIYARAIYTYNSRYSLTSTIRRDKTSKFAEGAQTGYFPSFAASWKLSEESFMKGINKVVSGLKIRLGYGEVGNQDVPNYLYSSLLRSSQTGLGTGFLAGRIDNKSLKWQTSIQYNGGVDMSFLNGKINASIDVYKKTSKDFLFQLTLPAYLVGGPDYLGGINPPYVNLGKIDNVGFDLNINSHNIDKADFKWNTSLVLSHYNNEVKALGNGLTELFGTITNAYLQTPVTRTVVGRSVGEFYGYKVKGIFKTQEQLQSAPVQFGRGIANNSNSTWLGDVQYEDVNGDGVINEKDRTAIGNPNPKFTYGITNTFSYKAFDFTLFLNGSYGSKIMNLLNNTMGNLAAVYQNQYAAYSNFWSPQNPDSNIPAPKIGIDNPNLFVSDRYVESGSFLRIQNVSLGYKVPASWIRKFKFSNLKVYSSVQNLYTFTKYKGYDPEIGAMNQSAILNNIDLGRYPIARTITFGINAQF; this is translated from the coding sequence ATGAATTTATTTTTTAGGATCAGGCAGGTATTGCGCCGTGATTCTTACCAAATCTTATTAACAATGAGACTCGTAGTGCTTTTTTTTACGCTTACCCTGATGCAGGTTAGCGCTAGCAGCTTCAGTCAGAATCTAACGCTTAAACAGAACAATTCTGACATCATTTCCATCTTAAAGCAAATAGAAAAACAGAGTGGTTACCACTTGCTTTTCAGGCGTGCCGATATAGATGATAAATATAAAATAAACCTTAATGTAACCGACATGCCCATTGAGCAGGTAATGGGCACAGTTTTGAAAAATACCAACCTTGATTTCAAAATCATCAAAAAAACCATTATCCTTAAAAAGAATGCCTATTCGCCATTTACAACCATCTCCGTTAAGGATATGGAGATTTCTGGTACAGTAAGCGATGAAAAAGGAGTAACGCTTCCAGGGGTAGTTGTTAATGTAAAGGGTACCAAACAATCAACGGTAACCGATATTAATGGTAAATTTAAGATTTCGCTGCCTGCCGGATCAACCACTCTTGTATTTTCTTTTGTTGGAATGGAGCCCCAGGAAATTAGTCCTGGCAGCAAAAGTATACTGAATGTGATACTTAAGGCACAAACCACAGCACTTTCTGATGTGGTGGTAATTGGTTACGGCACGCAAAAACGTACAGATCTTAATGGAGCTGTTGCATCTGTAAAAGCGGCCGATATTGCCAATGTACCTCAAACCAGTATCGACCAGATGCTGCAGGGCAGGGCTTCAGGACTTACGATTTCGCAAAACTCTGGCGCACCCGGTAGCAATACATCTGTGCGTGTACGTGGCGTAACTTCTTTAAGCGGTAGTAATGAGCCTTTATATGTGATAGATGGGGTGCCAATTTCAGGCGATGCGGGCAATCAGAGTACCAGTGGAAGATCTCCTTTACAGGCCTCATCTTCCAATGCCAATTCGCAGACTACTGTAAGTCCGTTATCATTGATCAATCCAAATGACATTGAGTCGATCGATGTACTAAAAGATGCATCTGCAACAGCAATATACGGAAACCGGGCTTCAAACGGGGTAATTATCATCACTACCAAAAGAGGGAGGAGCGGTAATTCTTCTATAAATTATGATGGTTATTACGGTTTCCAGCGTGTGGCAAAGTATATGGATGTAATGAATCTTCGCCAGTATGCTGTACTCCAAAACTCATTGGGCGATATTTACGGCACCGGAAGAAGGGTCGAATTTGCAGATCCTTCTGTGTTGGGAGAGGGTACCAACTGGCAAAAAGAAATATTTAAAACTGCGCCACAGCAGAGCCATCAGGTAGCTGTTTCTGGAGGTAAAGAGGGATTAAACTACTACATTTCTGGTGGATATCTAGGTCAGGACGGTACCGTTATCGGTTCCGATTTTCGCCGCTATAGCCTTAGGGTAAATGCTGATGCCCAAGTGAAAGAATGGTTTAAACTTGGAATTACCTTAACCGGAAGCCGATCTGCAGAAAATGTAGTGACCAGTGATAATAACGGGATTATTTATAATGCTTTACTACAGGCACCTGATTTAGCCGTAACCAACCTTGATGGTTCGTATACAGGTCCTCCTGTTTCAGATCCGCTTGCTGCCGCCGCGGCATTAAATCCGGTAGCCCAGGCCCAGCAGATCAAAAATAGATTGAACAGGAGTAACATTAACACCAATATTTATAACGAAATTAAGTTCATCAAATCGTTATCACTAAGATCGGAACTTGGAGGTGATTTTAATTTCTCTGATAATAATGTGTTTACGCCCAGCTATTCATGGGGCCGTTTTACCAATCCTACTGCTTCTTTAAAAGAAAGGTATCAGCAAAGTACATTTTTGATCTGGAAAGAATATCTTAATTATAACCAGACTTTTGGTCAAAAGCATAACCTGAGTGCCATTTTGGGTTACGAGGTTCAACAATCGAACTGGAGGGGGATTGAAGGAACACGTCAGGGATTTTATAGTAACGACGTACAGTCATTAAATTTAGGGCAGGCCATAACTGCTACCAACGATGAATACATTGGTACACAACGCCAGGAATCAATCTATGCCCGTGCCATTTATACCTACAACTCCAGATATAGCCTTACTTCTACCATCAGGAGAGATAAAACTTCTAAGTTCGCCGAAGGTGCTCAGACAGGTTATTTCCCGTCATTTGCGGCTTCATGGAAATTGTCTGAAGAATCATTTATGAAGGGGATCAATAAGGTTGTGAGCGGGCTTAAGATCCGTTTGGGTTATGGAGAAGTGGGCAATCAGGATGTTCCCAATTATTTATACAGCTCTTTGTTAAGATCTTCACAAACAGGTTTAGGTACTGGTTTTCTTGCCGGGCGGATTGATAATAAATCATTAAAATGGCAAACCTCTATCCAGTACAATGGTGGGGTTGACATGAGCTTTCTAAACGGTAAGATTAACGCGAGCATAGATGTTTACAAGAAAACATCAAAAGATTTCTTATTTCAGCTTACCCTTCCTGCCTATTTGGTTGGTGGTCCAGATTATTTGGGCGGTATTAACCCTCCTTACGTAAATCTTGGAAAGATTGATAACGTAGGTTTTGATTTGAACATTAACTCGCACAATATTGATAAGGCCGATTTTAAGTGGAATACCAGTCTGGTACTATCTCATTATAATAATGAAGTTAAAGCGCTTGGTAATGGCCTTACCGAACTTTTCGGAACAATAACCAACGCTTACCTGCAAACCCCGGTTACCCGTACAGTAGTAGGCAGATCGGTAGGTGAATTTTATGGTTATAAAGTAAAGGGGATATTTAAAACACAAGAGCAGCTTCAATCAGCTCCGGTTCAATTTGGTCGTGGTATTGCCAACAACAGCAACAGTACCTGGCTGGGCGATGTGCAATATGAAGATGTTAATGGTGATGGGGTAATTAATGAGAAAGACCGTACGGCGATCGGAAATCCAAATCCTAAATTCACGTATGGCATTACCAATACTTTTAGTTATAAAGCTTTTGATTTTACCTTGTTTCTGAACGGATCTTATGGTTCCAAAATCATGAACCTGTTAAACAACACCATGGGTAACCTGGCAGCTGTGTATCAAAATCAATATGCGGCATATAGTAATTTTTGGTCGCCGCAGAATCCTGATTCCAATATTCCTGCACCTAAAATCGGTATTGATAATCCCAATCTGTTCGTGTCTGACCGTTATGTAGAAAGCGGATCTTTTTTACGCATACAGAATGTTAGTCTGGGTTACAAGGTACCTGCTTCGTGGATCAGGAAATTTAAATTCTCTAATTTAAAAGTGTACTCAAGTGTACAAAACCTGTACACCTTTACAAAATACAAGGGCTACGATCCGGAAATCGGAGCGATGAACCAGAGTGCCATTTTAAATAATATCGACCTGGGTAGATATCCAATTGCCAGGACCATCACTTTTGGAATAAATGCACAATTTTAG
- a CDS encoding FecR family protein translates to MSRSIAVSLLKKYLSGDCTVNEIEQVDQWFDSMDAVPEDLIGLSDDQRRLVEDKIFERILLNIETKGQQKIIPIPKKSIRVSTVLWAAASFILVLGAVLIWRYHPELHLQNQTAKLHQSVHIKPGGNRAVLTLGDGSSVVLTEAKIGALADQQNVSVVKTAEGELSYEMHNGSASAKISYNKITTPLGGKYSVVLPDGSKAWLNAKSSLRFPTAFTGAERVVQMTGEVYFEVAKNPKQPFKVQSGETEIKVLGTHFNVMAYGDEAEQKTTLIEGSIHLSSGKFSQLLKPGQQALIDPYGIKVNNNYDLEAVMAWRNDLFIFKDMEIKEIARQLARWYDIQVVFRGTPSKISYTGTISKDVELSELLSMLQFTGLKYELNGHQLTIID, encoded by the coding sequence ATGAGCAGATCAATAGCCGTTTCCTTACTTAAAAAATATCTTTCTGGTGATTGTACTGTTAACGAGATCGAACAGGTAGATCAATGGTTCGATAGTATGGATGCGGTACCTGAAGATCTTATTGGCCTTTCCGATGACCAGCGCAGGCTCGTGGAAGATAAAATTTTTGAGCGTATCCTGCTCAATATCGAAACTAAAGGGCAACAAAAAATAATACCAATCCCTAAAAAATCAATACGTGTAAGTACAGTGTTATGGGCGGCAGCATCATTCATTCTGGTGCTGGGTGCAGTGCTGATCTGGAGATATCATCCGGAGCTACACCTGCAAAATCAAACTGCAAAATTACATCAATCGGTTCATATAAAACCAGGTGGCAATAGGGCGGTTTTAACATTAGGCGATGGATCGTCTGTTGTGTTAACCGAAGCCAAAATAGGTGCATTGGCTGATCAGCAGAATGTGAGTGTGGTAAAAACAGCCGAAGGCGAACTCAGTTATGAAATGCATAACGGATCTGCCTCTGCTAAAATAAGTTATAACAAGATTACCACACCACTTGGCGGAAAATACAGCGTTGTTTTGCCTGATGGAAGTAAAGCCTGGCTAAACGCGAAATCGAGTTTACGGTTTCCAACTGCTTTTACCGGTGCTGAAAGAGTTGTACAGATGACGGGTGAGGTATATTTCGAAGTGGCCAAGAACCCCAAGCAGCCCTTTAAGGTACAATCTGGTGAAACGGAAATAAAGGTATTGGGTACGCATTTTAATGTAATGGCTTATGGCGATGAGGCGGAGCAGAAAACAACCTTAATTGAAGGCAGTATCCATTTATCATCCGGTAAATTTTCACAGCTATTGAAACCAGGGCAACAGGCCCTGATAGATCCGTATGGAATAAAGGTGAATAACAATTATGATTTGGAAGCTGTAATGGCCTGGAGGAACGACCTTTTTATCTTCAAAGATATGGAGATTAAAGAAATTGCCAGGCAGTTGGCCCGATGGTATGATATTCAGGTTGTATTTAGAGGCACGCCTTCTAAAATATCTTATACAGGAACCATATCTAAAGACGTAGAACTTTCAGAGTTGTTAAGTATGCTTCAATTTACGGGATTAAAATATGAATTGAACGGGCATCAGCTTACCATAATCGATTAA
- a CDS encoding RNA polymerase sigma-70 factor, translated as MSNPHNHTDEELIVMLREDEGVAFKKIYTKYWYELYVMTNKRLRSKEAAEELIQNFFTTFWINREKINIKGSLKAYLHTAIRYSIIDYMAKEATRNNYLELLSFSYQEATNTTEETIFIKELENGINGVISKLPAKCRKVFELSRKEHKSNKEIAELLGLSEKTVENHITNALKYFRVHYKVILIASGFAWLLR; from the coding sequence ATGAGCAACCCGCATAATCACACTGATGAGGAACTGATCGTAATGTTGAGGGAGGACGAGGGGGTTGCTTTCAAGAAAATTTATACTAAGTATTGGTATGAGTTGTATGTAATGACCAATAAAAGGTTAAGATCTAAAGAAGCTGCGGAAGAGCTTATCCAGAATTTCTTCACCACATTTTGGATCAATCGCGAAAAAATAAATATCAAGGGATCTTTAAAGGCCTATCTTCATACTGCAATCCGCTATTCTATTATTGATTATATGGCTAAGGAGGCCACCAGGAATAATTACCTGGAACTGCTTTCATTTAGTTATCAGGAGGCAACGAATACCACTGAAGAAACCATATTTATAAAAGAGCTAGAAAACGGAATTAACGGCGTGATTTCGAAGTTACCTGCTAAATGCAGAAAGGTGTTCGAGCTTAGCAGGAAAGAACACAAATCTAATAAAGAAATTGCTGAACTACTAGGCTTGTCTGAAAAGACCGTAGAAAACCATATTACCAATGCGTTAAAGTACTTTAGGGTACATTATAAGGTAATTTTGATCGCTTCTGGTTTTGCCTGGTTACTTCGTTAA